From the unidentified bacterial endosymbiont genome, one window contains:
- a CDS encoding DUF986 family protein, producing MTVTDIVLVLFIVALLAYAVYDEFIMPRRHGETLLSLPLLRRGRVDAFIFSGLILILIYNNVTSHGALLTTWLLCALALMAIYLFWIRTPKLIFKRRGFFFANVWIVYNRIKEMNLSEDGVLVMQLEKRRLLIRVKNIDDLEKIYKIMVNTQ from the coding sequence ATGACGGTTACGGACATCGTTCTGGTTTTGTTTATTGTTGCTCTTCTGGCTTATGCTGTCTATGACGAGTTCATCATGCCTCGCCGCCACGGCGAAACGCTGCTCTCTCTTCCCCTTCTGCGGCGTGGACGCGTTGATGCGTTTATCTTTTCCGGCCTTATCCTCATCCTGATATACAACAATGTAACCAGCCACGGCGCACTATTAACCACATGGTTATTATGTGCGCTGGCATTAATGGCGATCTATCTGTTCTGGATCCGCACACCCAAGCTTATTTTTAAACGCCGTGGTTTTTTCTTCGCCAACGTGTGGATAGTATATAACCGTATAAAAGAGATGAATTTATCAGAAGACGGCGTACTGGTTATGCAATTAGAAAAACGCCGCCTGCTCATTCGAGTGAAGAATATCGACGACCTGGAGAAGATATACAAAATAATGGTTAATACTCAATGA
- the mntP gene encoding manganese efflux pump MntP — translation MNVSATILLAFGMSMDAFAASIGKGATLHKPKFSEALRVGLIFGAIETLTPLLGWGLGMLASQFVLEWNHWIAFVLLVFLGGRMVAEGFRDTTDDPAPPPRHGFWLLVATAIATSLDAMAVGVGLAFLQVNIVSTALAIGCATLIMSTLGMMVGRFIGPLLGKRAEILGGIVLIGIGAQILWAHFAG, via the coding sequence ATGAATGTCTCCGCTACGATCCTTCTCGCTTTTGGCATGTCCATGGACGCTTTCGCCGCCTCCATCGGTAAAGGCGCGACGCTTCACAAACCGAAATTCTCAGAAGCATTGCGCGTAGGTTTAATCTTTGGCGCAATTGAAACCCTGACGCCGTTACTCGGCTGGGGTCTGGGCATGCTGGCCAGTCAGTTCGTGCTGGAGTGGAACCACTGGATTGCGTTCGTACTGCTGGTATTCCTCGGCGGACGCATGGTGGCTGAAGGTTTTCGGGATACAACCGATGATCCCGCCCCGCCACCGCGCCACGGTTTCTGGCTGCTGGTCGCTACCGCGATCGCCACCAGCCTCGACGCCATGGCCGTTGGCGTGGGTCTCGCCTTCCTGCAGGTCAATATCGTCTCCACCGCGCTGGCGATTGGCTGCGCCACGCTGATTATGTCAACGCTGGGAATGATGGTCGGTCGCTTCATTGGCCCACTGCTGGGCAAACGCGCCGAGATCCTGGGCGGTATCGTGCTTATTGGTATCGGCGCCCAAATTCTCTGGGCACACTTCGCCGGTTAA
- the rlmA gene encoding 23S rRNA (guanine(745)-N(1))-methyltransferase, with protein MTFSCPLCHARLTRAEKSLSCPQGHQFDRAKEGYVNLLPVQHKRSRDPGDSAEMMQARRAFLDAGHYQPLRDAVARLLGEKLAAPAAAILDIGCGEGYYTATFAEVAGINGAQTFGLDVSKGAIRAAAKRYTAVTFCVASSHRLPFNDASMDAVVRIYAPCKAEELARVVKPGGWVITVTPGPRHLMALKELIYDEVRLHAPHSEQLADFRLKQEQSVAYEMALKGDEAVSLLQMTPFAWRAKPAVREWLAQQTEFRCQTDFSIHCWQRGN; from the coding sequence ATGACCTTCAGTTGTCCCCTTTGCCACGCGCGGTTGACGCGCGCTGAGAAAAGTTTGTCCTGTCCGCAGGGGCATCAGTTTGATAGGGCGAAAGAAGGTTACGTGAATCTGTTGCCCGTTCAGCATAAACGCTCGCGCGATCCTGGTGACAGCGCTGAGATGATGCAGGCGCGACGCGCTTTTCTGGACGCGGGGCATTATCAGCCGCTCAGGGATGCCGTCGCCCGGTTGCTGGGTGAGAAGCTGGCGGCGCCTGCCGCTGCCATACTGGACATCGGCTGTGGGGAAGGGTATTACACAGCGACCTTCGCTGAGGTGGCGGGCATTAATGGGGCACAGACATTTGGTCTGGATGTTTCAAAAGGGGCTATTCGCGCGGCGGCTAAACGTTACACTGCGGTGACATTCTGTGTCGCATCCAGCCACAGGCTGCCGTTTAACGATGCCAGTATGGATGCGGTAGTGCGAATTTATGCGCCCTGTAAAGCAGAAGAGCTGGCGCGCGTGGTGAAGCCGGGCGGTTGGGTCATTACCGTCACGCCGGGTCCGCGACATTTGATGGCGTTAAAAGAGCTTATCTACGATGAGGTCCGCCTGCACGCGCCACACTCTGAACAACTGGCGGATTTTCGCCTGAAACAAGAACAGTCTGTGGCCTACGAGATGGCCCTGAAGGGCGATGAGGCGGTCTCTTTGCTGCAAATGACGCCCTTTGCGTGGCGGGCAAAACCTGCGGTGCGGGAATGGTTAGCGCAGCAAACAGAATTTCGCTGCCAGACGGATTTCAGTATCCACTGCTGGCAGCGCGGCAATTAA
- the ftsI gene encoding peptidoglycan glycosyltransferase FtsI, with product MKKKIITTAGNFTPARFALLCFAIFCSLAFLLGRVAWLQIIKPDNLVKQEDMRSLREVAIDAPRGMIMDRNGRPLAVSVPVRAVWADPKTVLAKGGVGYDDRWQGLASALHLSLATLASRINSNPKGRFIYLARQVDPVQAQWIDQLNLPGINLRDESRRFYPAGHVAANLIGFTNIDGQGIEGVEKSFNAQLTGKAGVRQVRKDRYGHVIENLTEVAPLPAQNIQLSIDERLQTITEDALDNAVAWNKAESGASVLINIQTGEILAMASYPDFNPNNREGATLNDFRNRAISDTFEPGSTVKPLVLMTALQQGLVQPDSVIDTHPYKLDGHRIRDVGYYPELTMTGILQKSSDTGVSRLSLAMPVQHLIDTYRNFGFGTSTGLGLTGESSGLLPQRKYWSQLDRATFAFGYGLMVTPLQLAHVYATIGGYGLERPLSITRIDPPVIGKRVMPEEIAHEVEHMMESVALPGGGGIKAAVRDYRVAVKTGTAKKIDDSGKYVDKYVAYTAGVAPASDPRFALAVVINDPQNGAYYGGAVSAPVFSEIMGNVLRLENVKPDGLTENSEHLIVMR from the coding sequence GTGAAAAAGAAAATAATAACGACCGCCGGTAATTTCACCCCGGCGCGGTTTGCACTGCTCTGTTTTGCTATTTTTTGTAGTCTGGCGTTTCTTTTGGGCCGCGTGGCCTGGCTGCAAATCATCAAACCTGACAATCTGGTTAAACAGGAAGATATGCGATCGCTGCGCGAGGTGGCCATTGATGCCCCCCGTGGGATGATTATGGATCGTAATGGCCGGCCACTGGCGGTCAGTGTGCCTGTGCGGGCCGTATGGGCCGATCCTAAAACGGTGCTGGCGAAAGGTGGCGTCGGCTACGATGACCGCTGGCAAGGGCTGGCGAGTGCGCTTCATCTCTCTCTTGCCACGCTGGCGTCGCGTATTAACAGCAATCCTAAGGGGCGTTTTATCTATCTTGCTCGTCAGGTCGACCCCGTTCAGGCGCAGTGGATAGACCAGCTCAATTTACCCGGCATCAACCTTCGTGATGAATCCCGCCGTTTTTATCCCGCAGGCCACGTGGCGGCGAACCTTATCGGTTTCACCAACATTGATGGGCAGGGCATTGAAGGCGTAGAGAAGAGCTTTAACGCGCAGCTGACGGGTAAGGCCGGGGTGCGACAGGTCAGGAAAGATCGTTACGGGCACGTCATTGAGAATCTGACCGAAGTCGCGCCGCTCCCCGCGCAGAATATTCAGTTGAGTATCGATGAACGGCTGCAGACCATTACTGAAGACGCGCTTGATAATGCGGTAGCGTGGAATAAAGCTGAATCAGGGGCGTCCGTATTAATCAATATTCAGACGGGGGAAATTCTGGCGATGGCCAGCTATCCTGATTTCAACCCAAACAACCGTGAAGGCGCGACGTTGAACGATTTTCGCAACCGCGCGATCAGCGATACTTTCGAACCCGGTTCTACCGTTAAACCCCTGGTGCTGATGACGGCACTGCAGCAGGGATTGGTGCAGCCGGACAGCGTGATTGACACCCATCCCTATAAGCTTGATGGCCACCGTATCCGTGACGTGGGCTACTATCCCGAGCTGACCATGACCGGGATCCTGCAAAAATCGAGCGATACGGGCGTTTCGCGTCTATCGCTCGCAATGCCGGTTCAGCACCTGATCGATACCTATCGCAACTTTGGCTTTGGTACAAGTACCGGGCTTGGCTTAACGGGTGAAAGCTCAGGCCTGTTACCGCAGCGCAAATACTGGAGCCAGCTTGACAGGGCGACCTTTGCCTTTGGCTATGGGCTTATGGTTACGCCGCTGCAGCTGGCGCACGTCTACGCCACCATCGGCGGATATGGGCTGGAGCGACCGCTATCAATTACCCGTATCGATCCGCCCGTCATCGGTAAGCGGGTAATGCCTGAAGAGATTGCCCACGAGGTTGAGCACATGATGGAAAGCGTTGCGCTACCGGGTGGTGGCGGGATCAAGGCAGCGGTTCGGGATTATCGCGTGGCAGTAAAAACTGGTACGGCGAAGAAAATTGACGACAGCGGGAAGTATGTCGATAAATATGTCGCCTACACGGCTGGTGTGGCACCGGCCAGCGATCCGCGCTTCGCACTGGCGGTGGTGATTAACGATCCGCAAAATGGAGCTTATTATGGCGGTGCCGTCTCCGCGCCCGTTTTCAGTGAGATCATGGGCAATGTATTGCGTCTGGAAAATGTTAAACCCGATGGCCTGACGGAGAATTCTGAACACCTTATCGTCATGCGCTAA
- the cspE gene encoding transcription antiterminator/RNA stability regulator CspE: protein MAKIKGQVKWFNESKGFGFITPADGSKDVFVHFSAIQGNGFKTLAEGQNVEFEIQDGQKGPAAVNVTAI from the coding sequence ATGGCAAAGATTAAAGGTCAAGTTAAGTGGTTCAACGAGTCTAAAGGTTTTGGTTTCATTACTCCTGCTGACGGTAGCAAAGATGTGTTCGTACACTTCTCTGCAATCCAGGGTAATGGCTTCAAAACTCTGGCTGAAGGCCAAAACGTTGAGTTCGAAATTCAGGACGGCCAGAAAGGCCCAGCTGCAGTTAACGTAACTGCTATCTGA
- a CDS encoding YebO family protein encodes MGELMNSGVLSIASLMISVVMLIVGLILWFFVNRASSRTNEQIELLEALLDQQKRQTALLRRLCEANEPEEKAVPKDALDEVKEDEDDFIRLVAER; translated from the coding sequence ATGGGTGAGTTAATGAATTCAGGGGTGTTGAGCATCGCCTCCCTGATGATCTCTGTGGTTATGCTGATCGTGGGACTGATACTGTGGTTTTTCGTGAACCGCGCGAGCTCACGTACCAATGAACAAATCGAATTATTAGAAGCACTGCTTGACCAGCAGAAGCGTCAGACTGCGTTACTGCGCCGTCTGTGCGAAGCGAATGAACCGGAAGAGAAGGCCGTGCCGAAAGACGCGCTTGACGAAGTAAAAGAAGATGAAGACGATTTTATCCGCCTGGTGGCTGAGCGTTAA
- the mgrB gene encoding PhoP/PhoQ regulator MgrB, with protein MKKIRWVILVIVLIACVVLWTQTINVMCDQDVQFFSGVCAINQFIPW; from the coding sequence GTGAAAAAAATACGCTGGGTAATTCTGGTTATCGTGCTGATAGCATGCGTGGTGCTGTGGACGCAGACTATCAATGTGATGTGCGATCAGGATGTACAGTTTTTTAGCGGCGTTTGCGCAATCAATCAGTTTATTCCATGGTAA